In one window of Helianthus annuus cultivar XRQ/B chromosome 17, HanXRQr2.0-SUNRISE, whole genome shotgun sequence DNA:
- the LOC110896012 gene encoding protein ELC-like, with product MAHPPSSIHQHTQQFLSSVLSQRGPDALPYTEDVKWLIRQHLLSLSESHPSLHHKTASFTHNDGRTLNLLQSDGTVPMLFQNVTYNIPVVIWLMESYPRHAPLVFVNPTRDMVIKRQHSFVNPSGLVSIPYLHNWIYPSSNLVDLVRNLSTYFASDPPLYSQRRANPNPNPRFNESGSSASVSAGSIRPAIPPRSYPPSPYVSGAGGGGGRIPSPSPPQRMGSGSYEDPAEVYKRNAINKLVENVHSDVTRLRMAREGEMEGMFSAQAVLREREQEVLRGLREMEREKEGLEQQLQMVLMNADVLEGWVSENEGKLGADLLSLNVDDAIVPGDSLSKQMLECVAADLAIEDVVYALDKSVQDGCIPFDLYLRNVRLLSREQFFHRATSGKVRAIQMQAQVTSMASRAPSYGV from the coding sequence ATGGCGCATCCACCATCATCAATCCACCAACACACACAGCAATTCCTGAGCTCCGTCCTCTCCCAACGCGGTCCAGACGCCCTCCCGTACACCGAAGACGTTAAATGGCTGATCCGACAACACCTACTCTCTCTCTCCGAATCTCACCCCTCTCTCCACCACAAAACGGCGTCGTTTACTCACAACGACGGCCGTACCCTCAACCTTCTTCAATCCGACGGCACAGTTCCGATGCTGTTTCAAAACGTCACGTACAATATTCCCGTTGTTATCTGGCTCATGGAGTCCTACCCTCGCCACGCGCCTCTGGTTTTCGTCAATCCCACTCGCGATATGGTGATTAAACGACAACATTCGTTTGTTAATCCCTCTGGTTTGGTTTCGATCCCTTATTTGCATAATTGGATTTACCCTAGCTCTAATTTAGTTGATTTGGTTCGTAATTTGAGCACATATTTTGCTAGTGATCCGCCCTTGTACTCGCAGCGCAGagcaaaccctaaccctaaccctaGGTTTAATGAATCCGGATCATCCGCTTCGGTTTCGGCTGGATCGATCCGGCCTGCAATTCCACCTCGGTCGTATCCGCCATCGCCCTATGTAAGCGGTGCTGGTGGTGGTGGGGGGAGGATTCCGTCACCGTCTCCGCCGCAGAGGATGGGGTCGGGGTCGTATGAGGATCCGGCGGAGGTTTATAAGCGGAATGCGATTAATAAGCTGGTGGAGAATGTGCATAGTGATGTTACGCGGTTGAGGATGGCGAGGGAGGGGGAGATGGAAGGGATGTTTAGTGCTCAAGCGGTGTTACGGGAGCGAGAACAGGAGGTATTGCGCGGGTTGAGAGAGATGGAACGTGAGAAAGAGGGGTTGGAGCAGCAGTTGCAGATGGTTTTGATGAACGCTGATGTGTTAGAAGGATGGGTGAGTGAGAATGAAGGGAAGTTGGGTGCGGATTTGTTGAGTTTGAATGTTGATGATGCGATTGTGCCGGGTGATTCGCTTTCGAAACAGATGTTGGAATGTGTGGCGGCTGATTTGGCTATTGAAGATGTTGTTTATGCGTTGGATAAGTCTGTGCAAGATGGGTGTATACCGTTTGATTTGTATTTAAGGAACGTTAGGTTGTTGTCGCGTGAACAGTTCTTTCACCGTGCGACGTCTGGGAAAGTTAGAGCGATACAGATGCAAGCTCAAGTTACAAGCATGGCTTCGCGGGCACCATCGTATGGTGTATGA